From Chloroflexota bacterium, one genomic window encodes:
- a CDS encoding universal stress protein, protein QGDAATAILAAAEGSKGSFVAMTTRGRTGLTRTLLGSTADWVVRHGGTPVLLVRPK, encoded by the coding sequence CAGGGCGATGCCGCAACCGCCATCCTCGCCGCAGCCGAAGGCTCCAAGGGCAGCTTCGTGGCGATGACGACGCGCGGGCGCACCGGCCTCACGCGCACCCTTTTGGGCAGCACCGCCGACTGGGTGGTGCGCCACGGCGGGACGCCCGTGCTGCTGGTGCGGCCTAAATAG